One stretch of Micromonospora echinospora DNA includes these proteins:
- a CDS encoding SGNH/GDSL hydrolase family protein, which produces MPSTTTEATDPWCLRPGEATELLRGHPWRRFVVLGDSVAEGLCEPVDGYPDLQWADRIAAELRAVRPELAYLNLGRRGLRAHEVRATQLADALAFGPDLALVVCGGNDAFRSAYDPEAVDAELTAMVTGLREAGADVITVGMFDVSHSPAVPETLRAGLGERMRRLSRHTRSVAERLGTLHVHLTDHPLVADPSLYSSDGRHGSARSDAIATAETLRVLSTHLPHP; this is translated from the coding sequence ATGCCATCGACGACGACCGAGGCGACGGACCCGTGGTGCCTGCGCCCGGGCGAGGCCACCGAGCTGCTGCGCGGGCACCCGTGGCGCCGGTTCGTGGTGCTCGGCGACAGCGTCGCGGAAGGACTGTGCGAGCCGGTCGACGGCTACCCGGACCTCCAGTGGGCCGACCGGATCGCCGCCGAGCTGCGGGCCGTCCGACCGGAGCTGGCGTACCTGAACCTGGGTCGGCGCGGGCTGCGCGCGCACGAGGTACGGGCCACCCAGCTGGCCGACGCGCTGGCCTTCGGGCCGGACCTGGCCCTTGTGGTGTGCGGCGGCAACGACGCGTTCCGGTCCGCCTACGACCCGGAGGCGGTCGACGCCGAGCTGACCGCCATGGTCACCGGGCTGCGGGAGGCCGGCGCGGACGTGATCACGGTGGGCATGTTCGACGTCTCGCACAGCCCGGCGGTGCCGGAGACGCTGCGCGCGGGCCTGGGCGAGCGGATGCGCCGGCTGTCCCGGCACACCCGGAGCGTGGCCGAGCGGCTGGGCACGCTGCACGTGCACCTGACCGACCACCCGCTGGTGGCCGACCCGTCGCTCTACAGCAGCGACGGCCGGCACGGCAGCGCCCGCAGCGACGCGATAGCCACAGCCGAAACCCTGAGGGTCCTCTCCACCCACCTCCCCCACCCCTGA
- a CDS encoding phytanoyl-CoA dioxygenase family protein yields MTTIDPGLTAEEEALLPSDEDVRHYAEHGWYLSKKLLTDDEVDELVAATDSYYAGERDRRLPVRPPKLAYWEPARGDVQRHNDYVHHEHDGIARILRKPLIGAVAARLARAVEIRIFQSTLIWKPPIAGEPSNIVPWHFDKHYWASSSSENMLTAFIPFHDCGEEMGTITMVDGSHRWREIGADDTVVRHFADRDRDQLEAMLAENAAYNGATIRKIPMVIPKGHMSFHHCRTYHGSGANVSGRPRRAISLHLQDGDNAWREYPLSDGTLAAYNHDVLVRRTHEGRPDYADPDYCPVIWRDRAQQGG; encoded by the coding sequence ATGACCACCATCGATCCCGGGCTGACCGCCGAGGAGGAGGCGCTGCTTCCCTCCGACGAGGACGTCCGGCACTACGCCGAGCACGGCTGGTACCTGTCGAAGAAGCTGCTCACCGACGACGAGGTGGACGAGCTGGTCGCCGCCACCGACAGCTACTACGCCGGGGAACGCGACCGGCGGCTGCCGGTCCGGCCGCCGAAGCTGGCCTACTGGGAGCCGGCCAGGGGTGACGTGCAGCGGCACAACGACTACGTCCACCACGAGCACGACGGCATCGCGCGCATCCTGCGCAAGCCGCTGATCGGCGCGGTCGCCGCCCGGCTGGCCCGGGCCGTCGAGATCCGCATCTTCCAGTCCACGCTGATCTGGAAGCCGCCGATCGCCGGTGAGCCGTCGAACATCGTGCCCTGGCACTTCGACAAGCACTACTGGGCGTCCTCGTCGTCGGAGAACATGCTCACCGCGTTCATCCCGTTTCACGACTGCGGCGAGGAGATGGGCACCATCACCATGGTCGACGGCTCCCACCGCTGGCGGGAGATCGGCGCCGACGACACTGTGGTGCGGCACTTCGCCGACCGGGACCGCGACCAGCTCGAGGCGATGCTCGCCGAGAACGCGGCGTACAACGGGGCAACGATCCGCAAGATCCCCATGGTGATCCCCAAGGGACACATGAGTTTCCACCACTGCCGCACCTACCACGGCAGCGGTGCGAACGTCAGCGGGCGGCCCCGCCGGGCCATCTCGCTGCACCTGCAGGACGGCGACAACGCCTGGCGGGAGTACCCGCTCTCCGACGGCACGCTCGCCGCGTACAACCACGACGTGCTGGTCCGCCGCACCCACGAGGGCCGGCCGGACTACGCGGACCCCGATTACTGCCCGGTCATCTGGCGCGACCGCGCCCAGCAGGGAGGCTGA
- a CDS encoding alpha-ketoacid dehydrogenase subunit beta, translated as MPRLSYRRALTRALADEMTRDESVVVLGEDIRVAAANVTTGLLKKFGPERVRDTPLSEQAFTSFATGAALAGARPVVEFQIPSLLFLVFEQIVNHAHKFPLMTGGQCAVPVTYVVPGSGSRTGWAGQHSDHPYALFAHVGVTTVVPATPADAYGLLVSAIRCDDPVVVFAPAGALDLRADVTDLTPVPLGRGIVRRPGADVTVVAVGHLVHDALAVAEELAGQASVEVFDPRTLYPFDWDGLVESVSRTGRLVVVDDGNRSCGIAGEIIATVVERVRLAAPPRRVTRPDGAVLPFAPALDRAVQPGRDQLTAAIQLTLKDG; from the coding sequence ATGCCCCGGCTCTCCTACCGCAGGGCGCTCACCCGGGCGCTCGCCGACGAGATGACCCGCGACGAGTCCGTCGTGGTGCTTGGCGAGGACATCCGGGTGGCCGCCGCCAACGTCACCACCGGCCTGCTGAAGAAGTTCGGCCCGGAGCGGGTCCGCGACACCCCGCTGTCGGAGCAGGCGTTCACCAGCTTCGCCACCGGTGCGGCGCTGGCCGGTGCCCGCCCGGTGGTGGAGTTCCAGATCCCGTCGCTGCTGTTCCTGGTCTTCGAGCAGATCGTCAACCACGCGCACAAGTTCCCGCTGATGACCGGCGGCCAGTGCGCGGTGCCGGTCACCTACGTGGTGCCCGGCTCCGGCTCCCGCACCGGCTGGGCCGGGCAGCACTCCGACCACCCGTACGCGCTGTTCGCCCACGTCGGCGTGACCACTGTCGTACCGGCCACCCCGGCCGACGCGTACGGGCTGCTGGTCTCCGCGATCCGCTGCGACGACCCGGTGGTGGTCTTCGCCCCGGCCGGCGCCCTTGACCTGCGCGCCGACGTCACCGACCTGACGCCGGTGCCGCTGGGCCGCGGGATCGTCCGCCGTCCCGGCGCCGACGTGACTGTGGTGGCGGTCGGGCACCTGGTGCACGACGCGCTCGCCGTCGCCGAGGAGCTGGCCGGGCAGGCGTCGGTGGAGGTCTTCGACCCCCGCACGCTCTACCCGTTCGACTGGGACGGGCTGGTCGAGTCGGTGAGCCGCACCGGCCGCCTGGTCGTGGTCGACGACGGCAACCGCTCCTGCGGCATCGCCGGGGAGATCATCGCCACAGTGGTCGAGCGGGTGCGGCTGGCCGCGCCGCCCCGGCGGGTCACCCGCCCCGACGGCGCCGTGCTGCCCTTCGCCCCGGCCCTGGACCGGGCCGTGCAACCCGGCCGCGACCAGCTCACCGCCGCCATCCAACTGACCCTCAAGGACGGATGA
- a CDS encoding thiamine pyrophosphate-dependent dehydrogenase E1 component subunit alpha, with translation MTGSDPLRLYRTVRLIRRFEERAIELVRAGEIVGGIHPYLGQEGIATGVCAALDREDLVTGTHRGHGHVLAKGADPARMLAELCGRVTGLNRGRGGSMHAADFGVGVLGANAIVGAAGAILTGAVWERRRRGADIVGATFFGDGAVNEGMLLEAFNLAALWRVPVLFVCENNGYATTMPVEGAVAGTIAGRAAAFGMPAAAVDGQDPEAVREVTAAAVARMRAGGGPELIEARTYRFDAHHTFEHQVRLDYRPPEEVAQGRSRDPVDIAGARLDPAVRAEVDAGVEAELDAAVEFALAGPHPDPATALDHLYASGLTARTGGG, from the coding sequence GTGACCGGCTCCGACCCGCTCCGGCTCTACCGGACGGTCCGGCTGATCCGCCGCTTCGAGGAGCGCGCGATCGAGCTGGTCCGCGCCGGGGAGATCGTCGGCGGCATCCACCCGTACCTCGGTCAGGAGGGGATCGCCACCGGCGTCTGCGCGGCGCTGGACCGCGAGGACCTGGTCACCGGCACCCACCGCGGGCACGGGCACGTGCTCGCAAAGGGCGCCGACCCGGCCCGGATGCTGGCCGAGCTGTGCGGCCGGGTCACCGGCCTCAACCGGGGCCGGGGCGGGTCGATGCACGCCGCCGACTTCGGCGTCGGCGTGTTGGGCGCCAACGCCATCGTCGGAGCCGCCGGCGCGATCCTCACCGGAGCGGTGTGGGAGCGCCGGCGGCGCGGCGCCGACATCGTCGGCGCCACCTTCTTCGGCGACGGCGCGGTCAACGAGGGCATGCTCCTGGAGGCGTTCAACCTGGCCGCGCTCTGGCGGGTGCCGGTGCTGTTCGTCTGCGAGAACAACGGCTACGCCACCACCATGCCCGTCGAGGGCGCGGTCGCCGGCACCATCGCCGGGCGGGCCGCCGCCTTCGGCATGCCGGCGGCCGCCGTCGACGGGCAGGACCCCGAAGCGGTACGCGAGGTCACCGCCGCCGCCGTCGCGCGGATGCGCGCCGGCGGCGGCCCCGAGCTGATCGAGGCCCGCACCTACCGCTTCGACGCCCACCACACCTTCGAACATCAGGTACGCCTCGACTACCGGCCGCCGGAGGAGGTGGCGCAGGGCCGGTCCCGCGATCCCGTCGACATCGCCGGCGCGCGGCTGGACCCGGCCGTGCGGGCCGAGGTGGACGCCGGCGTCGAGGCGGAACTGGACGCCGCCGTCGAGTTCGCGCTCGCCGGTCCGCACCCCGACCCGGCGACCGCCCTGGACCACCTGTACGCCAGCGGGCTCACCGCCCGGACCGGAGGTGGCTGA
- the hppD gene encoding 4-hydroxyphenylpyruvate dioxygenase → MTINGIDHLELYVGDARQAAFYFDNAVGFRLRGQGGPETGLDGQRSLLLAQAGIRLLLTTGLSAEHPAATYVHRHGDGIAVVALAVDDAAGAYAELVARGATALSPPRTFTGADAEVVVAEVGGFGDVVHRLVERRGDPEVFLPGAIEPVAAPDGDSLLAEVDHLAICVPPGQLDETVAHYEKVFGFADIFTEHIEVAGQAMNSKVVQSPSGTVTFVLLEPDTGARPGQIEDFLRWHAGAGVQHLGLRTDDIVTAVGALAGRGVRFASTPGAYYDGLEQRVGRLDAPVDRLRELSILVDSDHDGQLLQIFTESMHVRRTLFLELIERRGARTFGSGNIKALYEAKERELAAAGATPGVAAGGVSA, encoded by the coding sequence ATGACCATCAACGGGATAGACCATCTCGAACTGTACGTGGGAGACGCCCGGCAGGCGGCCTTCTACTTCGACAACGCCGTCGGTTTCCGGCTGCGCGGGCAGGGCGGGCCGGAGACCGGGCTGGACGGGCAGCGCTCGCTGCTGCTGGCCCAGGCCGGCATCCGGCTGCTGCTGACCACCGGACTGTCCGCCGAGCACCCGGCGGCCACGTATGTGCACCGGCACGGCGACGGCATCGCCGTGGTGGCGCTCGCCGTCGACGACGCCGCCGGGGCGTACGCGGAGCTGGTGGCCCGCGGCGCGACAGCGCTGAGCCCGCCGCGCACCTTCACCGGCGCGGACGCCGAGGTGGTGGTCGCCGAGGTGGGCGGCTTCGGCGACGTCGTGCACCGCCTCGTCGAGCGGCGCGGCGACCCGGAGGTGTTCCTGCCCGGGGCGATCGAGCCGGTGGCCGCGCCGGACGGGGACTCGCTGCTGGCCGAGGTGGACCACCTGGCCATCTGCGTGCCGCCGGGGCAGCTCGACGAGACGGTCGCGCACTACGAGAAGGTGTTCGGCTTCGCCGACATCTTCACCGAGCACATCGAGGTCGCCGGCCAGGCGATGAACTCCAAGGTGGTGCAGAGTCCGTCCGGGACCGTCACGTTCGTCCTGCTGGAGCCGGACACCGGCGCCCGGCCGGGGCAGATCGAGGACTTCCTGCGCTGGCACGCCGGCGCCGGGGTGCAGCACCTGGGGCTGCGCACCGACGACATCGTCACCGCCGTCGGCGCGCTCGCCGGCCGGGGCGTGCGGTTCGCCAGCACCCCCGGCGCGTACTACGACGGCCTGGAGCAGCGGGTCGGCCGGCTGGACGCGCCGGTGGACCGGCTGCGCGAGCTGAGCATCCTCGTCGACTCCGACCACGACGGGCAGCTGCTGCAGATCTTCACCGAGTCGATGCACGTGCGCCGGACCCTCTTCCTCGAACTCATCGAGCGACGCGGGGCGCGCACCTTCGGCAGCGGCAACATCAAGGCGCTCTACGAGGCCAAGGAACGCGAGCTGGCCGCGGCGGGGGCGACCCCCGGCGTCGCGGCCGGAGGGGTAAGCGCATGA
- a CDS encoding beta-ketoacyl-[acyl-carrier-protein] synthase family protein: protein MTAVVTGMGLFTPAGRGVADTFDALLTGRSGLRRPPEGHPAAGSLEVAGVLPDIDPRSVASGPETKVLDRVVLLALITAAEALADAGIEVGRDVDPERIAVIVGGVGGMSTLESQVLARAARGRAAVSPYLLTGILPNMPSARIAIAHGIRGYSSSVGTACASGAQAVADGVRLIRSGEADVVVCGASEAPLFGTFADTFGNARALARGWDEPTEASRPFDKRRNGFVLAEGAALLVLERAGHADGRGVRGYAEVAGFGANTDAYHPTAPRPDGAGAAACMRRALAAGGIGPADVGYVNAHGTGTKLGDVAETTALVEVFGLGGVPVSSTKALTGHLLGASGVLEAAATALALDSGLLPPTYHLDDPDPECEADHVRAVPRPTRADHALTNSFGFGGQNVSLLLRRLSGPARRGATPAAD, encoded by the coding sequence GTGACCGCCGTCGTCACCGGCATGGGCCTGTTCACCCCCGCCGGGCGCGGCGTCGCGGACACGTTCGACGCGCTGCTCACCGGCCGCTCCGGGCTGCGCCGCCCGCCCGAGGGACACCCGGCGGCGGGCAGCCTGGAGGTGGCCGGCGTGCTCCCGGACATCGACCCGCGCAGCGTCGCCTCCGGCCCGGAGACGAAGGTGCTCGACCGGGTGGTGCTGCTCGCCCTGATCACCGCCGCCGAGGCGCTCGCCGACGCCGGCATCGAGGTGGGCCGCGACGTCGACCCGGAGCGCATCGCGGTGATCGTCGGCGGCGTCGGCGGGATGTCCACGCTGGAGAGCCAGGTGCTGGCGCGGGCCGCCCGGGGCCGGGCGGCGGTCAGCCCGTACCTGCTCACCGGCATCCTGCCGAACATGCCCTCGGCGCGGATCGCCATCGCGCACGGCATCCGCGGCTACAGCTCGTCGGTCGGCACGGCCTGCGCCTCCGGCGCCCAGGCCGTCGCCGACGGGGTACGCCTCATCCGCTCCGGCGAGGCCGACGTGGTGGTGTGCGGGGCGAGCGAGGCGCCGCTGTTCGGCACGTTCGCCGACACGTTCGGCAACGCCCGGGCGCTGGCCCGGGGCTGGGACGAGCCCACCGAGGCGAGCCGCCCGTTCGACAAGCGGCGCAACGGGTTCGTGCTGGCCGAGGGCGCGGCGCTGCTGGTGCTGGAGCGCGCCGGGCACGCCGACGGACGGGGTGTGCGCGGCTACGCCGAGGTCGCCGGTTTCGGGGCGAACACCGACGCGTACCACCCGACCGCGCCGCGCCCGGACGGCGCGGGAGCGGCCGCGTGCATGCGCCGGGCGCTCGCCGCCGGCGGGATCGGGCCGGCCGACGTCGGGTACGTCAACGCGCACGGCACCGGCACCAAGCTCGGTGACGTCGCCGAGACCACCGCGCTGGTCGAGGTGTTCGGCCTCGGCGGCGTGCCGGTCAGCTCCACCAAGGCGCTCACCGGGCACCTGCTCGGCGCATCAGGGGTGCTGGAGGCCGCCGCCACCGCGCTGGCGCTCGACAGCGGCCTGCTGCCGCCCACCTACCACCTGGACGACCCGGACCCGGAGTGCGAGGCGGACCACGTCCGCGCCGTGCCCCGGCCCACCCGGGCCGACCACGCGCTGACGAACTCGTTCGGGTTCGGCGGCCAGAACGTCAGCCTGCTCCTGCGCCGGCTCTCCGGGCCGGCCCGCCGGGGCGCCACCCCGGCTGCGGACTGA
- a CDS encoding HAD family hydrolase yields the protein MSRPVDAVVFDMDGTLIESHEVVPAAYRAAVRAGGGPSYTDAEVIAGYSIGSPSDLLTHLLRRPATAADLDRYHTELAATAGRVSVYPGVAEMLTDLAARVPVGVFTGASHRAAEIMLDRVGLLGHFRVVLGGDQVTRPKPAPEGVEVACRRLGVPPGRAAYVGDSPLDLRAARRSGAVAVAAAWGHQYDSAEPADLSLSRPGELLALLT from the coding sequence GTGAGCCGCCCGGTGGACGCCGTCGTCTTCGACATGGACGGCACGCTCATCGAGTCGCACGAGGTGGTGCCGGCGGCGTACCGGGCGGCGGTGCGTGCCGGTGGTGGCCCGTCGTACACCGACGCCGAGGTCATCGCCGGCTACTCGATCGGCTCACCGTCCGACCTGCTGACGCACCTGCTCCGGCGCCCCGCCACCGCGGCGGACCTGGACCGCTACCACACCGAACTGGCCGCGACGGCCGGGCGGGTGAGCGTCTACCCCGGAGTCGCGGAGATGCTCACCGACCTCGCCGCCCGGGTGCCGGTGGGCGTGTTCACCGGCGCGAGCCACCGGGCGGCGGAGATCATGCTCGACCGGGTCGGCCTGCTCGGCCACTTCCGGGTGGTGCTCGGCGGCGACCAGGTCACCCGCCCCAAACCGGCGCCGGAGGGCGTCGAGGTGGCCTGCCGGCGGCTCGGCGTGCCGCCCGGCCGTGCTGCGTACGTGGGCGACTCGCCGCTGGACCTGCGCGCCGCCCGCCGCAGCGGCGCGGTGGCGGTGGCCGCCGCGTGGGGTCATCAGTACGACAGCGCCGAACCCGCCGACCTCAGCCTGTCCCGGCCCGGGGAACTGCTGGCCCTGCTGACCTGA
- a CDS encoding DUF3050 domain-containing protein, with the protein MSRYDWGKTHPGIERLERAVTERRDVVVKHPLYANLDTHDALVTFMEHHVFAVWDFMSLLKSLQRQLTCVTVPWIPTGPTGSRRLINDIVMVEESDELGDGYISHFELYVQGMTEAGADTTAVNKLVDLLRDGTPVTEAFGAAGVPAASAAFAGTTWRIIETTPVHCQAAAFAFGREDLIPEMFTQVVAVNERSNRLNKFVDYLERHIEVDGEQHTPMAMQMLADLCGDDDTKWQECADTVNAALAARARLWDDILAAVKEGRPA; encoded by the coding sequence ATGTCACGGTACGACTGGGGAAAGACGCACCCGGGCATCGAGCGGCTGGAGCGGGCGGTGACCGAACGCCGCGACGTGGTGGTCAAGCACCCGCTCTACGCGAACCTCGACACCCACGACGCGCTCGTCACCTTCATGGAGCACCACGTCTTCGCGGTGTGGGACTTCATGTCGCTGCTGAAGTCGTTGCAGCGGCAGCTCACCTGCGTCACGGTCCCGTGGATCCCGACCGGCCCGACCGGCAGCCGCCGCCTGATCAACGACATCGTCATGGTCGAGGAGAGCGACGAGCTGGGCGACGGCTACATCAGCCACTTCGAGCTGTACGTGCAGGGCATGACCGAGGCCGGCGCCGACACCACGGCCGTGAACAAGCTCGTCGACCTGCTGCGCGACGGCACCCCGGTCACCGAGGCGTTCGGCGCGGCGGGCGTCCCCGCGGCGTCGGCGGCGTTCGCCGGCACCACCTGGCGGATCATCGAGACCACCCCGGTGCACTGCCAGGCGGCGGCGTTCGCGTTCGGCCGCGAGGACCTGATCCCGGAGATGTTCACCCAGGTCGTCGCCGTCAACGAGCGCAGCAACCGGCTCAACAAGTTCGTCGACTACCTGGAGCGGCACATCGAGGTCGACGGGGAGCAGCACACCCCGATGGCCATGCAGATGCTCGCCGACCTGTGCGGCGACGACGACACGAAGTGGCAGGAGTGCGCCGACACGGTGAACGCCGCGCTGGCCGCCCGCGCCCGCCTCTGGGACGACATCCTCGCCGCCGTCAAGGAGGGCCGTCCGGCGTGA